One genomic region from Cellulomonas hominis encodes:
- a CDS encoding ABC transporter ATP-binding protein, protein MTSATRPAPAAPAPAAGALDGTADAPAARPVGLHGVGRTFPTPTGPRTVLAGVDLDIAAGEVVAVIGPSGCGKSTLLRQVAGLDAPDAGEILLGGSPVAPYDARTAVAFQEPRLLPWRTLAQNVALGVPRGTPRAPARAQVATLLDLVGLAGSADLRPRQVSGGMAQRASLARALARRPGVLLLDEPFGALDALTRLRMQDLLLDVHADRPTTVLLVTHDVEEALYLADRVVLLGAPDATGTSVRSVIEVPGDRPRDRADARLAELRAELLDGLGVPTHHHVHDPDLHHSI, encoded by the coding sequence ATGACCTCCGCCACCCGCCCTGCGCCCGCCGCGCCCGCGCCAGCCGCCGGCGCCCTCGACGGCACGGCCGACGCCCCCGCCGCGCGCCCGGTCGGGCTCCACGGCGTCGGCCGCACCTTCCCGACGCCCACCGGCCCGCGCACCGTGCTCGCCGGCGTCGACCTCGACATCGCCGCGGGCGAGGTCGTCGCCGTCATCGGCCCGTCCGGCTGCGGCAAGTCCACGCTGCTCCGCCAGGTCGCCGGCCTGGACGCACCCGACGCCGGGGAGATCCTGCTCGGCGGCTCCCCCGTCGCGCCGTACGACGCGCGCACCGCGGTGGCGTTCCAGGAGCCCCGGCTCCTCCCCTGGCGCACGCTCGCGCAGAACGTCGCGCTGGGCGTCCCCCGCGGCACGCCCCGGGCGCCGGCCCGCGCGCAGGTCGCCACGCTGCTCGACCTCGTGGGCCTCGCCGGCTCGGCGGACCTGCGGCCCCGGCAGGTGTCCGGCGGCATGGCGCAGCGCGCCTCGCTGGCCCGGGCGCTGGCCCGCCGCCCGGGCGTCCTGCTGCTCGACGAGCCGTTCGGCGCGCTCGACGCCCTCACCCGCCTCCGGATGCAGGACCTCCTGCTCGACGTGCACGCGGACCGGCCCACCACGGTCCTGCTGGTCACGCACGACGTCGAGGAGGCCCTGTACCTGGCCGACCGCGTCGTGCTGCTCGGCGCCCCGGACGCGACGGGGACCTCGGTGCGCTCCGTCATCGAGGTCCCCGGCGACCGGCCGCGGGACCGCGCGGACGCCCGCCTCGCGGAGCTGCGCGCCGAGCTGCTCGACGGCCTCGGCGTCCCGACCCACCACCACGTGCACGACCCCGACCTGCACCACTCCATCTGA
- a CDS encoding aliphatic sulfonate ABC transporter substrate-binding protein produces MTARTRARRPIALGVAALAATLLLGGCVAGEGSAQADPGSGSGDDATAGEGWSADTLTLDFATYNPLSLVIKDQGWIEDTLGDDVTVEWVQSAGSNKANEALRAGAVDVGSTAGSAALLARANGSPIRTIDIYSQPEWAALVVPEGSDITGVEDLAGRSVAATKGTDPYFFLLQALEEAGVDPADVEVQNLQHADGKAALENGSVDAWSGLDPLMAASEADAGSQLVYRNVDFNTFGFLNATQDFLDASPDLAQVVVDAYEKARAWAQENPDEVVAILAEVAGIDPAVAEKVITERTTLDIDPVPGEAQRTVLEVVGPIFVESGDVASQELIDAALDELFEPSFAEGADPATIADR; encoded by the coding sequence ATGACCGCACGCACGCGCGCACGCCGCCCCATCGCCCTGGGCGTCGCCGCCCTGGCCGCGACCCTCCTGCTCGGCGGCTGCGTCGCCGGCGAGGGCTCGGCGCAGGCGGACCCGGGCTCCGGGTCCGGCGACGACGCCACCGCCGGCGAGGGCTGGAGCGCCGACACGCTCACGCTCGACTTCGCGACCTACAACCCGCTCAGCCTCGTCATCAAGGACCAGGGCTGGATCGAGGACACCCTCGGCGACGACGTGACCGTCGAGTGGGTGCAGTCCGCCGGCTCGAACAAGGCCAACGAGGCGCTGCGCGCCGGGGCGGTCGACGTCGGCTCCACCGCGGGCTCGGCCGCGCTGCTGGCGCGGGCGAACGGCTCGCCGATCCGGACCATCGACATCTACTCCCAGCCCGAGTGGGCCGCCCTGGTGGTCCCGGAGGGCTCGGACATCACGGGCGTCGAGGACCTCGCGGGCCGGTCGGTGGCCGCGACCAAGGGCACCGATCCGTACTTCTTCCTGCTCCAGGCCCTCGAGGAGGCGGGCGTCGACCCGGCCGACGTCGAGGTGCAGAACCTGCAGCACGCGGACGGCAAGGCGGCGCTGGAGAACGGCTCCGTCGACGCCTGGTCCGGCCTGGACCCGCTGATGGCCGCGAGCGAGGCGGACGCCGGCTCGCAGCTGGTCTACCGGAACGTCGACTTCAACACGTTCGGGTTCCTCAACGCCACGCAGGACTTCCTCGACGCCAGCCCGGACCTCGCGCAGGTCGTCGTGGACGCCTACGAGAAGGCGCGTGCCTGGGCGCAGGAGAACCCGGACGAGGTCGTCGCGATCCTCGCCGAGGTCGCCGGGATCGACCCCGCGGTCGCGGAGAAGGTCATCACCGAGCGCACGACCCTGGACATCGACCCGGTGCCGGGCGAGGCGCAGCGCACCGTGCTCGAGGTGGTCGGCCCGATCTTCGTGGAGTCCGGCGACGTCGCGTCGCAGGAGCTGATCGACGCCGCGCTGGACGAGCTGTTCGAGCCGTCGTTCGCCGAGGGCGCCGACCCGGCGACGATCGCGGACCGATGA
- a CDS encoding ABC transporter permease, producing the protein MTQVLGATVTGSAAPVTDARGRLRPGLNPFSTGLPGRAHRGPLARRPVRVAVGLVVPVILVAVWQWVTTTGLAAPYQLPSPASVWTAAVDLAERGLLGPYVAISTQRVLLGFLVGAALGLAVGSLVGLSRVAGALLEPVLGAVRAVPSLAWVPLLILWMKIGEDSKITLIAIGAFFPVYTTVVAALRHVDAHLVEAGRAYGLRGPRLLAGVQLPAALPSVVAGLRLAMAQSWLFLVAAELIASSMGLGFLLMDSGNNGRVDRMILAIVLLALLGKSTDALIGLAEKSLLRRWA; encoded by the coding sequence ATGACGCAGGTACTCGGGGCCACGGTGACGGGCTCGGCCGCGCCCGTCACCGACGCGCGCGGCCGGCTCCGGCCCGGCCTCAACCCGTTCAGCACGGGGCTGCCCGGCCGCGCGCACCGCGGCCCGCTCGCGCGCCGGCCCGTGCGGGTCGCCGTCGGGCTGGTCGTCCCGGTGATCCTGGTCGCCGTCTGGCAGTGGGTGACGACGACCGGCCTGGCCGCTCCGTACCAGCTGCCCAGCCCGGCCTCGGTGTGGACGGCCGCGGTCGACCTCGCGGAGCGCGGGCTGCTCGGCCCGTACGTCGCGATCTCCACCCAGCGGGTGCTGCTCGGCTTCCTGGTCGGCGCGGCGCTCGGCCTCGCGGTCGGGTCCCTCGTCGGGCTGTCGCGGGTCGCCGGGGCGCTGCTGGAGCCGGTCCTCGGGGCGGTCCGGGCGGTGCCGTCGCTGGCCTGGGTGCCGCTGCTCATCCTCTGGATGAAGATCGGCGAGGACTCCAAGATCACGCTCATCGCGATCGGCGCGTTCTTCCCCGTGTACACGACGGTGGTCGCGGCCCTGCGGCACGTGGACGCGCACCTGGTCGAGGCCGGGCGCGCGTACGGGCTGCGCGGGCCGCGGCTGCTGGCCGGCGTGCAGCTCCCGGCGGCGCTGCCGTCGGTGGTCGCCGGCCTGCGCCTCGCGATGGCCCAGTCCTGGCTGTTCCTGGTCGCCGCCGAGCTCATCGCGTCGTCGATGGGCCTGGGCTTCCTGCTCATGGACTCCGGCAACAACGGCCGCGTCGACCGGATGATCCTGGCGATCGTCCTGCTGGCGCTGCTGGGCAAGTCGACCGACGCGCTCATCGGCCTGGCCGAGAAGTCCCTGCTGAGGAGGTGGGCGTGA
- the acs gene encoding acetate--CoA ligase produces MTTFTALQTESRTYPPPAAPAGGWNVGPTEHARLLARAEADPVGFWEDAARRLEWAEPWHTAHTWSPAAPGPDGALTVPEAQWFAGGRLNAAVNCVDRHVAAGRGDKVAIHAEGERGDRRSYTYADLQREVSRAANALTDLGVGPGDRVVVYLPVIAETVIVTLAIARIGAVHSLVFGGFSAEAVRFRVQDTGAKVLVTSDGQFRRGRAVEVKSAADEAVAGLDHVEHVLVVRRTGQDVAWTEGRDVWWHDVVDTAPDQHEAQAFDAEHPLFIIYTSGTTGRPKGLVHTTGGYLTQASWTHWAMFDAKPDDVHWCTADLAWVTAHTYEIYGPLSNGLTQVIYEGTPDTPHRERHLEVIERYGVTVYYTAPTLIRTFMTWFPDGLPDGYDLSSIRLLGTVGEAINPEAWVWFRTQLGAGSAPVVDTWWQSETGAAVIAPLPGVTTLKPGSATRPLPGFSARVVDDHGDEVPRGSGGYLVIDRPWPGMARTVWGDPARYRDSYWRPFAERGYFLAGDGASWDADGDVWLLGRVDDVVNVAGHRLSTIEIESALVAHPAVGEAGVAGVTDAVGGQAVAAFVVPAVAPGPVEDVDAWLAAAADLREVLRTQVAREIGPVAKPRHVLVVPEVPKTRSGKILRRLLAELHDGRPLGDRTSLQNPWAVDQIAALLPRPVTRPATPAEEASTP; encoded by the coding sequence GTGACGACGTTCACGGCCCTGCAGACCGAGTCCCGCACGTACCCGCCGCCGGCCGCCCCGGCGGGTGGCTGGAACGTCGGCCCCACGGAGCACGCCCGCCTGCTGGCGCGGGCCGAGGCCGACCCGGTCGGGTTCTGGGAGGACGCCGCGCGCCGGCTGGAGTGGGCCGAGCCCTGGCACACGGCGCACACCTGGTCCCCGGCGGCGCCGGGCCCGGACGGCGCGCTCACCGTCCCCGAGGCGCAGTGGTTCGCCGGCGGCCGGCTGAACGCCGCGGTGAACTGCGTCGACCGGCACGTCGCGGCCGGCCGCGGCGACAAGGTCGCGATCCACGCCGAGGGCGAGCGCGGCGACCGCCGGTCGTACACGTACGCGGACCTGCAGCGCGAGGTCTCGCGGGCGGCGAACGCGCTCACCGACCTGGGCGTCGGGCCCGGCGACCGGGTGGTCGTCTACCTGCCGGTGATCGCGGAGACCGTGATCGTCACGCTCGCGATCGCCCGGATCGGCGCCGTGCACTCCCTGGTGTTCGGCGGGTTCTCCGCGGAGGCCGTGCGGTTCCGGGTGCAGGACACCGGCGCGAAGGTGCTGGTCACCAGCGACGGGCAGTTCCGCCGCGGGCGGGCCGTCGAGGTGAAGTCCGCCGCCGACGAGGCCGTCGCCGGTCTCGACCACGTCGAGCACGTGCTCGTCGTCCGGCGCACCGGGCAGGACGTCGCCTGGACCGAGGGCCGCGACGTCTGGTGGCACGACGTCGTCGACACCGCCCCCGACCAGCACGAGGCGCAGGCGTTCGACGCCGAGCACCCGCTCTTCATCATCTACACCTCCGGCACCACCGGCCGGCCCAAGGGCCTGGTGCACACCACCGGCGGCTACCTCACGCAGGCGTCCTGGACGCACTGGGCGATGTTCGACGCGAAGCCCGACGACGTGCACTGGTGCACCGCCGACCTGGCGTGGGTGACCGCGCACACCTACGAGATCTACGGCCCGCTGAGCAACGGCCTGACGCAGGTGATCTACGAGGGCACGCCGGACACCCCGCACCGCGAGCGCCACCTCGAGGTCATCGAGCGGTACGGCGTGACGGTCTACTACACGGCGCCGACGCTGATCCGGACGTTCATGACCTGGTTCCCCGACGGCCTGCCCGACGGCTACGACCTGTCGAGCATCCGGCTGCTCGGGACCGTCGGCGAGGCGATCAACCCCGAGGCCTGGGTGTGGTTCCGGACCCAGCTCGGTGCGGGCAGCGCGCCCGTGGTCGACACCTGGTGGCAGTCCGAGACCGGTGCCGCCGTGATCGCCCCGCTCCCCGGCGTCACGACCCTGAAGCCGGGCTCGGCCACCCGACCGCTCCCGGGGTTCTCGGCGCGGGTCGTGGACGACCACGGGGACGAGGTGCCGCGCGGCTCCGGCGGGTACCTCGTCATCGACCGGCCCTGGCCCGGGATGGCGCGCACGGTGTGGGGCGACCCGGCGCGGTACCGGGACTCGTACTGGCGACCGTTCGCGGAGCGCGGGTACTTCCTGGCCGGCGACGGCGCGTCCTGGGACGCCGACGGCGACGTCTGGCTGCTCGGCCGCGTCGACGACGTCGTGAACGTCGCCGGGCACCGGCTGTCCACCATCGAGATCGAGTCCGCGCTCGTCGCGCACCCCGCGGTCGGCGAGGCCGGCGTCGCGGGCGTCACCGACGCCGTCGGCGGCCAGGCGGTCGCGGCGTTCGTCGTCCCCGCGGTGGCCCCCGGCCCGGTCGAGGACGTCGACGCCTGGCTCGCGGCCGCCGCGGACCTGCGCGAGGTGCTGCGCACCCAGGTGGCCCGCGAGATCGGCCCGGTCGCCAAGCCGCGCCACGTGCTGGTCGTCCCCGAGGTCCCCAAGACCCGGTCCGGCAAGATCCTGCGCAGGCTGCTCGCCGAGCTGCACGACGGCCGCCCGCTCGGTGACCGCACGTCCCTGCAGAACCCCTGGGCGGTGGACCAGATCGCCGCCCTGCTGCCCCGCCCCGTCACCCGCCCCGCCACCCCGGCCGAGGAGGCCAGTACCCCATGA
- a CDS encoding O-acetylhomoserine aminocarboxypropyltransferase/cysteine synthase family protein, whose product MSSPVPRTSDHRFGFRTRALHAGAIPDTATGARAVPIYQTTSFVFSDTADAANLFALQKYGNIYSRLGNPTVAAFEERIASLEGGIGAVATASGMAAEFITFAALVGAGDHVVASAQLYGGTVTQLDVTLRRFGVDTTFVAGTEPADYAAAIRPETKVVYTEVVANPSGEIADLAGLAEVAHAAGVPLVVDATLSTPYLVRPIEHGADIVIHSATKFLGGHGTTLGGVVVESGRFDWGNGKFPQMTEPVPSYNGVKWWENFGEYGFLTKLRSEQLRDIGPSLSAQSAFQLLQGVETLPQRLDAHLANARAVAEWLQADPRVTAVHWAGLPSHPHHDRAARYLPLGPGSVFAFRLAATPDREGREVGRRFIEELQLASHLANVGDARTLVIHPASTTHQQLSAEQLAAAGVPEDLVRISVGLEDPEDILWDLDQALTAATAPAPTGTLDRTVDGPDRHADGVSARTVHSAAAAAGAADTCALPEATR is encoded by the coding sequence ATGAGCTCGCCAGTGCCCCGCACGTCGGACCACCGCTTCGGGTTCCGCACCCGGGCCCTGCACGCCGGGGCCATCCCCGACACCGCGACCGGCGCCCGCGCCGTGCCGATCTACCAGACCACGTCGTTCGTGTTCAGCGACACCGCGGACGCCGCGAACCTGTTCGCGCTGCAGAAGTACGGGAACATCTACTCCCGGCTCGGCAACCCGACGGTCGCGGCGTTCGAGGAGCGCATCGCCTCCCTGGAGGGCGGCATCGGTGCCGTCGCCACCGCGTCGGGCATGGCCGCCGAGTTCATCACCTTCGCCGCCCTCGTCGGCGCCGGGGACCACGTCGTCGCCTCCGCGCAGCTCTACGGCGGGACGGTGACGCAGCTCGACGTCACGCTGCGCCGGTTCGGCGTGGACACCACGTTCGTGGCCGGCACCGAACCCGCGGACTACGCCGCCGCGATCCGCCCGGAGACCAAGGTCGTCTACACCGAGGTCGTCGCGAACCCGTCCGGCGAGATCGCCGACCTGGCCGGCCTCGCGGAGGTCGCGCACGCCGCGGGCGTCCCGCTCGTCGTGGACGCCACGCTCTCGACGCCGTACCTGGTGCGGCCGATCGAGCACGGCGCGGACATCGTCATCCACTCCGCGACCAAGTTCCTCGGCGGGCACGGCACCACCCTGGGCGGCGTCGTCGTCGAGTCGGGGCGGTTCGACTGGGGCAACGGCAAGTTCCCGCAGATGACCGAGCCCGTGCCGTCGTACAACGGCGTGAAGTGGTGGGAGAACTTCGGCGAGTACGGGTTCCTCACCAAGCTCCGCTCCGAGCAGCTCCGGGACATCGGCCCGTCGCTGTCGGCGCAGTCCGCGTTCCAGCTGCTCCAGGGCGTCGAGACCCTGCCGCAGCGGCTCGACGCGCACCTCGCGAACGCGCGGGCGGTCGCCGAGTGGCTGCAGGCGGACCCGCGCGTCACCGCCGTGCACTGGGCCGGGCTGCCGTCGCACCCGCACCATGACCGGGCCGCCCGGTACCTGCCGCTGGGGCCGGGGTCGGTGTTCGCGTTCCGGCTCGCCGCGACCCCGGACCGCGAGGGGCGCGAGGTCGGGCGCCGGTTCATCGAGGAGCTCCAGCTCGCCAGCCACCTCGCGAACGTCGGCGACGCGCGGACCCTCGTCATCCACCCGGCGTCGACGACGCACCAGCAGCTGTCCGCCGAGCAGCTCGCCGCCGCCGGGGTGCCGGAGGACCTGGTGCGGATCAGCGTCGGGCTGGAGGACCCGGAGGACATCCTCTGGGACCTGGACCAGGCCCTGACGGCGGCCACGGCCCCGGCCCCCACCGGCACCCTTGACCGCACGGTGGACGGTCCGGACCGACACGCCGACGGCGTGTCCGCTCGAACCGTCCACTCTGCTGCGGCTGCCGCCGGAGCCGCCGACACCTGCGCCCTCCCGGAGGCCACGCGATGA
- a CDS encoding CoA-binding protein: MSTPAPARTWQGPSAPERLALLRRTRSIAIVGASNNPSRASYFVTTYLLSSSPYDLYLVNPRESEILGQPVYPSLDALPVVPDLVDVFRRHDDLPTVLDETLAVGAKALWLQLGSWHEDVARRGEAAGLDVVMDRCVKIEHARFHGGLHLAGFDTGVISSRRALS, translated from the coding sequence ATGAGCACCCCCGCCCCCGCCCGCACCTGGCAGGGCCCGTCCGCGCCCGAGCGGCTCGCGCTGCTGCGCCGCACCCGGTCCATCGCGATCGTCGGCGCGTCGAACAACCCGTCCCGCGCGTCGTACTTCGTCACGACGTACCTGCTGTCCAGCTCCCCGTACGACCTGTACCTCGTGAACCCGCGGGAGTCCGAGATCCTCGGGCAGCCGGTGTACCCGTCGCTCGACGCGCTGCCCGTGGTGCCGGACCTGGTGGACGTGTTCCGGCGGCACGACGACCTGCCGACCGTCCTCGACGAGACGCTCGCGGTCGGGGCGAAGGCCCTGTGGCTGCAGCTCGGGTCCTGGCACGAGGACGTCGCGCGGCGCGGCGAGGCCGCCGGGCTCGACGTGGTGATGGACCGGTGCGTGAAGATCGAGCACGCGCGGTTCCACGGCGGCCTGCACCTCGCGGGCTTCGACACCGGGGTGATCAGCTCGCGGCGCGCGCTCTCCTGA
- a CDS encoding TetR/AcrR family transcriptional regulator: protein MAARDDDAPSGEPRRRPGRRRDESKDDAILQATRDLLTERGYDAMTMDAVAERAGAGKSTVYRRWPSKVQLTVDSLLCVKQPTIDELPDEGSLRGDLLGLATLAHRFKNDELMSGLLSAIRENEEVASVFHEQFVAGRVRLMRAVLERARQRGETSPDADLDMLAAVGPAMIHYRKAVAHLPVDAAFAERLVDSVLLPLATGRLTAAPDPALVAGAR from the coding sequence ATGGCAGCGCGCGACGACGACGCGCCCTCCGGCGAGCCCCGGCGCCGGCCCGGCCGCCGCCGCGACGAGTCCAAGGACGACGCGATCCTGCAGGCCACGCGCGACCTGCTCACCGAGCGCGGGTACGACGCGATGACGATGGACGCCGTCGCCGAGCGTGCCGGCGCGGGGAAGTCGACCGTCTACCGCCGCTGGCCGTCGAAGGTCCAGCTCACGGTCGACAGCCTGCTGTGCGTGAAGCAGCCGACGATCGACGAGCTGCCCGACGAGGGCTCGCTGCGCGGGGACCTGCTCGGGCTCGCCACGCTGGCCCACCGGTTCAAGAACGACGAGCTCATGTCCGGCCTGCTCAGCGCGATCCGCGAGAACGAGGAGGTCGCGTCCGTGTTCCACGAGCAGTTCGTGGCCGGGCGGGTGCGGCTGATGCGGGCCGTGCTCGAGCGCGCCCGGCAGCGCGGCGAGACCTCCCCGGACGCCGACCTCGACATGCTCGCGGCGGTCGGGCCGGCGATGATCCACTACCGCAAGGCGGTCGCCCACCTGCCGGTCGACGCCGCGTTCGCGGAGCGGCTGGTCGACTCGGTGCTGCTCCCGCTGGCCACGGGGCGGCTCACGGCGGCCCCGGACCCGGCCCTGGTCGCCGGCGCCCGCTGA